The following proteins are encoded in a genomic region of Mus caroli chromosome 18, CAROLI_EIJ_v1.1, whole genome shotgun sequence:
- the Cetn1 gene encoding centrin-1 codes for MASTFRKSNVASTSYKRKVGPKPELTEDQKQEVREAFDLFDSDGSGTIDVKELKVAMRALGFEPRKEEMKKMISEVDKEATGKISFNDFLAVMTQKMSEKDTKEEILKAFRLFDDDETGKISFKNLKRVANELGESLTDEELQEMIDEADRDGDGEVNEEEFLKIMKKTNLY; via the coding sequence ATGGCGTCCACCTTCAGGAAGTCAAACGTTGCCTCTACCAGCTACAAGAGAAAGGTGGGTCCTAAGCCTGAACTCACCGAAGATCAAAAGCAAGAAGTTCGGGAAGCCTTTGACCTCTTCGATTCTGATGGGAGCGGGACCATCGATGTGAAGGAGCTAAAGGTGGCCATGAGAGCACTTGGCTTTGAAcccaggaaggaagagatgaagaaaatgatttcAGAAGTGGACAAAGAGGCCACAGGAAAGATCAGCTTCAATGACTTCTTGGCTGTGATGACTCAGAAGATGTCCGAGAAAGATACCAAAGAGGAAATCCTGAAGGCTTTCAGGTTGTTTGATGACGACGAAACTGGGAAAATTTCATTCAAAAACCTCAAGCGTGTGGCGAATGAGCTGGGGGAAAGCCTCACAGACGAGGAGCTGCAAGAAATGATCGATGAAGCTGATCGCGATGGCGACGGAGAGGTGAACGAGGAAGAGTTTCTTAAGATCATGAAAAAGACCAACCTTTATTAA